Within the Nitrosococcus wardiae genome, the region GAAAGGAAACCCGCACCGGTCCCGGTGTATTAACGAGGTCTTTTCTCATGGTTTCAATCGTTTCGTCGACGCTGCGTAGTTGTCCCTCCTGTGGCTTTAAACTGACGACGACTTGGCCATACTGGTCGCCCGATAGGACTTCTGTGCCTGTGAACATCATGCCTGCATAGCCTACGGTTTGGCGCAATTCCTCTGGCTTGATATGTCTTCTCACCTTTGTATCTAATACTTCGATTAAACGAAGAGTCTCGTCCAAGGGAGTATTGGGTGCCATTTCCACGTTCACATAAAATAATCGAATGGGGTCGGCTGCAAAGAAATCAGCCCGTACCCAGTTGCTTGCCAATACACCGAAAGCGCCGATAAACAATAGTATGGCCAGCAGGGAACGCTTAGGTCGTCTTAGGAGGTGGATCAGGCCCTGAGTATACTTAACCCGCAAATAGTGAGTGAAACGTACCCGGTAATGTTGTAGAGGAGAAGGGTTGTGGGTACCGATTTTCGAGCCCATGATATGTACTGGTAACATCCAGAAGGCCTCAAGCAGACTGACGGCCAGGGCCACAGTCACTACCAGTGGAATGACAAACATAAATTTGCCTAGGAGCCCTGGGGTTAGCATAAGAGGGAGGAAAGCGGCGATGGTAGTCAATACCGAAGTCACCACGGGAGCGGTGACTTCCGAAAGCCCCTGGACCACCGCAGCCATATGGGCTGCCCCCCGCTGCAAACAATAATAAATAGCCTCGACTACCACCACCGCATCGTCCACCAGCATGCCGAGAGCAATGACTACCCCCAGAAATACAGAGATATTAAGGCTTTCTCCCAGAACATAAAGCACCAAAAAGGTCCCCGCCAGGGTAAAGGGAATGCCGATTCCGATGAAAAACGAGATGCGTGATCCGAAAAATACCCAGGTGGTTAGTGTTACGAGTACTAAGCCTAACGCCGCATTGTTCTCCATGATCCGCAATGCGGCCTCGGTGCGGGGCGTCTGATCATCCACCAAGACCAGTTTGACACCGCTCTCGCGGCTGATCTCATTATGGGAAGTAATGTAAGCTTTAAGGTTTTTAATGAATTCCAGAGAGCCAGTGCTGCTCTTCTTGTCTATGATTAGCAATACCCCCGGCTTGCCGTGATGGCGGACTAATTCTTCCGGTTTCTCCCGCCCCCGGCTCACAGTCGCGACGCTATCAATGGAAATCTGGCCATGAGCCGTTTTGAGAGGGAACTGACCTAAATCATGGGGATCACTGTGGGTGCCGACTACTCGCACTAGCCATTGCTGATTGGCTTGGCGGACGTTTCCTGCAGCAATGTCTTGAAAATAGGCAGCGACCGTCTCAGCTAAGTCGGCAGGGGTCACCCCCACGGCCCGTAGTCGCTCTGGCGAAAACTCCACCTGCAGTTCCGGTTCCCGCAGGCCTATTGTACCTACGTTTTCTATGCCAGGGATGCGCTCTAAGTCTTCGCGGATGATCCGGGCATTGCGCCGCAACACCTCATCATCAGCAGCTCCACTGACCAAGATCATGGCGGCAGGAAACATGTTGGCCGTGGTTAGCTCGAAGAATTCAGGTTCTTCAGCGGCTTTTGGCAGTTCTTGATCCGCCTTATTCTGCACTTCCCGGCGCAGGTCATTGAGGCGTTTATCATAGGTACGGTTATCGATGTCTTGAAATCGCACCAGGATAAGCGACAAACCTTCTCGGCTAGTACTGGAGGAAAACCGGATGTCTTGGACTTGGCGAAGCCCCTCTTCCAGCGGCTCGGTAATCAGTTTCTCCACATCTTCCGCGGAGGCCCCTGGGAAGGCTGTACTGATGTGTACCCAGTTAAAATTCACCGGCGGATTTTGTTCCTTAGGCAGGTGGATGTAGGCAAGGGCACCTGCAGTGAGTATTAGCGTAAAGGTCAGATTGGCCAATACATGATTATGGAAGAAACGGGCAAGCATTTTTGTCGAGAATATTCCTTGCTAAGCCAAGCTAGAGTCTATTTCAATCGGAAAGATTTTGGACTCGAACAGTATCGCCATCTTGGACAATAAAGCGACCATCTACGATGACAGGCGTATCCCTGGGCAGGTCGATCTTAGCGGGTTTGCCTTCCTGGGCACCAGGTAAAGCTACAAATTTTGCCCGTCCATTAGCTAATACGAAGATCCCCATCATGCCGCCGCGTCGAACTAGCAGATCGGCAGGTAGATGGGGAGCTTGAGGGCGCCAAATAAGATTCCCCGTCGTACCAATAAGGGCCGGCATATCGATGAAGCGTAGACGTACTTCCTGACTTCGCTGACGGAGGTCTAGGGCAGGTATCATCCTGTGGAGCTTAACTGGGTAGCGGTCATTCCCATTTACAAACTCCACGGTACCCGCATTGCGTAAGGAGAGAGTATCGCGGGGTTGTAGTTTAGCGGAGACCAAGATTCGTTCTGCATCTAGAATGCGGATAAGTGGAGTACCTGGCATCGCTAGCTCGCCTATTTGACTTAGCTGTTCCACAACGATGGCCTTGAACGGAGCGTGGATCACCGTCTTTTCAAGATCCAGCCGCAGCTGCTCTACAGTAATGCGCTGGACCGCCATTTCAGCTTTGCTAACCTTTAGCTCCGTTTGGCGCTGATTAAGCATTTCTTCCGTGATTAACTTTTGGTTGGCCAAGGATTGCGCGCGGGTTAGCTGGCGTTGGGCTAAAGCCTGTCTGGCCTCAAGTGATGCCAGCGTCGCCTCAGCCCGTTTGAGTGCGAGTTCTAGATCCGCTTTTTCAAGCTGTACTAAAGGGGTTCCTGGATCTACTATTTGGCCCACCTCAGCAGAAAAACCGACGATAACAGCGGTCACCTCAGCACTGATGCGGCTATCGTTTAGGGTAATAACTTCTGCTGGTGCGGTGACCTCAGGAAACTCTGTCAATTCTACTAAAGGTTTTACTGTGACCGACTCTCTGGTTGCTCCCTGTAATTCCGGCATATTGCCGAGCAATAGAGTTAATAGGAGCAGCAAATATTTAATAGGCATTTCGGATAGCCTTGCTTTCATGGGTTGATGTAAATGATGATATGTTGGTACACAGTAACTAATTTTTTTGAGAGTGGAAGTTCAATGCCAATCATTGCTGTGCTAGATTGGATATAAGGGTTTATCGTCCGCCATGATTGATAGGAATAGGATTGAAAAGGTGTTTATGTTCAAAAAACCTTTAAGGTGGGCTGCGGGGGTTGTTCCTAATTCTCAATTCGGTAGAAGAATAGATACTTAATCTTACTCCCGTGGGGGGAAAACGAAGGGATTGAAAACGTATTATTGAGTTTATAAGCTTTGAGGCAGCGGCCAGATGTCCGTACTTAAGGGCATGTTAAACGGTCGCTAAGGAGTTTGTCTATAACAGTGTACGTTGGGTTTTGCTGATAGGTGTGGTGGCGTAGCGCCTAATCCAAAAAACGTGGAATGGCAGCAGACTATAAGTGTCAAATTTTTTGATATTGCTGCATCAGCGAGTCCTGCCCGATTATTGAAAGATCAACTAGCGGGCCTTTTGTTGTCAGCGAGGACGGCTAAATACAGCGTGAAACATCACTTCCATCGCTAGGCAGTATGTTGGGCGCCTTCCTGATTTATCACTGCTTGGTTAAGAGAAACTAGAATAAATGTTTCTATCTTATATGCTGGAGGTATCAAACTTCTGTTGAGTACGTAGCCGTTTGGCGGGATTACCCCCCCAGAGCTCGCCAGGGCCGATATGGGTGCTTTTCTTAACTACCGCACCAGCCGCCACGATAGCTCCGTCCTCAATGGTTACGCCGGCCATGATGATCGATTTGGCACCGATGGTAACATTATTACCAATTTTAATCCTAGCATGTGACAGGCGTCTACTTTCAATGGCATGGGAAAACAAAACGGCATCGTGGCCGATAATAGTATTGGTACCCGCCTCGGTCAAGGGCGGGTCGAGAATCACGCCAGCACTATAGGTATTGCTGCCGAGCTTAGTGCCCAAAGCTAGATACAGTATGCGCATGAGAGGTGTTGGTATGAAATAATTTCTGATTAGAGGATAAAATAGAATAAGGTAGAATAGCACGTAGACATGATAGTTAAACTCCTCGGGCGAGCCTTCTTCTATATAACCTTCTTTGATTGGCATGTAATGCAAAAAGATTCGGTAGAGCAAGATAGCAAATGCATAAACAAGAAAGATGCTTGCAAAAAACAGGACGATGCCGCGGAAATCACCCAGAGGTAAACGGTTGAAGAGCAGGTTCACGATTCCCACTCCCGGAACTAGCGCTAGGATGAGTAGACCTAAAAATACCATGATTGGACCAGCGGTAATTTTGCGCATTACGAAGAATCTTCCTTCTTAATTTGGTGGAATAGTTTTTTCTATGTATTATTTGGTCAGCACTTTATCGACAAATGCACAAAAATTCTTTATCGCATCGTAGTGAGTGAATTCGGCAGCGAGGCGGCGGGCGGTAGTGTAATAACCTGTTGAGTTGAGTATTTCCGATGACGCATTGCGCACGGCAAGTGCGTTTACTTTACCAGCCCGTAGCAGTCTGCCTGCGCCTGCCTTAGTAATGGCCATCTGCGCTAGATATTGATCCATATTCGAGGGAATTCCCAGTACGGGCACCCCCTCAGCTAGCGCTTGGTAGCCAGCCGTAGTGCCGCCATTGCTGATCACTAACTGAGAGAGCCGTGCTGCGTCTGAGCCCCGAATATATGATGCTGCCCGGATGTTTTTCGAAGTAAAATTTATTTCAGTTCTCCCTGCTGTTGATATCATCAAGAAAAGCGGGGGGCGTATCTCTGACAAACCTTTGATTACTTCCAATAGCTTTTCTACTGCTCCGGAAGAGCCGAATGATACATAAACACAGGGTTGATCGGCCGGTACTTCATCCCACCAGTCTGGTAGGCTTATCGATGGCGCTTTTACGATCGGACCCAGGTAGTAATGGTTAGAAGGTGCGTTGACGATAGGTACCAACGAAGGCACATCCAAATACAATGTATAATCGCCATGCGTATAGACGTGGCGTAAATCACCTAGTGGCGGCAGCCCGTTGGTTTCCCGCAGTCGATTCATCGCTCTGGCGTGTCGTGCAAATACGATCGGTTGCGCTAACCTGAACAGGGCACTAGCTATAGTCACGCCCAAAATACGGCCCAAAAGGTGTTCCGGAAATGGTGCCCACCTCTCTATATAGTAGGGACTCCAGTAGGCGTTAGTGACGGCAGCGTAGGGGATTTTTCGTTGGGGTGCTGAGACTGCCAGCGATAGCCGAAAGTCACCAACTACCAAATCCGGCTTGATTTTATCCAGAATACGGAGATCCTCCTGCACATAGCCTTTTAGGGTTTCATAATTGTAGAGGGGAGAACCCTTTTCCAAAGCCTTCCTGAAGAGCTTCGGGGAAATGCTGTGGATGTTGAAATGGGTAAAGGTTGGTTGGGGATGGAAATATTTGGAACTATTATCACAAGCAAAAAAAATCTCATAACGTTTGAGATCGAGACCTCCGGCCAGTTCCGCCAATCGGGTAACATGCGCTAAAGTTACCGCCTCGGCTACAAAGAGAATACGCTTACGATGATCAGCTATGTTCATTTGAGAACGCAGTTTTATAGTCTAAGAACGGGTATCTTGATAGGGGGGCGCTTGTTTCAGCAATTCCCTATTGCTTGTTGAAATGAGCCGCAAATCTGACAGCGGTCAGACAACTAGGGTATAATTGGTACTGTTAGCTAACAGCTAATTTATGGTTCATACTTAAGAAGCTTCAGATTGTAAAATCGTCCCATGATTAACTGTGCTTTGTTGTTACTGGACATAAAAACTGGTAGCGTCTCCCGTTTGGGGTAGTGGGCAGAGGTCTGTTTGACCATGCTCGCCAATATTGACGTAACATCATAAAGAGTTCCAGCCACACCCGAACCCGGCGCGGCGCCGCCGGCTAGCTGACTGCGGGGTGGGACGGTGAGATCGGAAAAATTTTTCCACCGCCGGCGAGACGCTTGAAGGCGGTTCTGCGACCGCATGAGGGCGCACCTCGTTCGCCTCATTGAAGGGTAAGGGGGGGTTTTGCACCAGTGCTCTAGCCGGTCCATCTTCTAGGGCACGTAGGGCACGGCTAGAGCTGTTTCCCTCACCGAACCGATTTGCCCCGGGGAATGCCACCAGTGATATTCAGGCCCTATGCCAGAACATACCCTACTCCTTTAGCCCTGTGCAAAAGCTCTCCTGCCCCCGTACCCGGTTCAATGGGAAGGCATTAGCTCATGGCAATAATACAGGAGACTTAATATGGATTCCAGTCAACTGAGTTATTATAGCGTGCCGATTCCTCTAACGAGCATAGATGCCAACCGATAACTCCCTAATAAAGCTTCAGAATTTGCTTAACGACAGCAAATGCTATGAAACAGTCCGCGAGTTACACTGCCCGAAGGCATTGATTGCCCGCACCGCCACTCGAAAGCGATCATCAAGCGAAAGAGTTTTGCTCAGATGTAGCCAGCCCGTCAAAAGTATCGCTGCTCAGCCTACAAGCGGTACTTTGATGATTTGACCGGGTGGTATTTGTCGGCCACCTTCAACCATTGCAGGTGTGAATACTGTGTTCGTCTTTGTACTTTGTTGCTAAAGGAGGGAATGGAATATAATGAAAGGAGTGAAGGCTATTATTGCTATGCGCGTTTAAGTTGACACGACAAGGGGGAGAGGTTAGCTTTTTATCTATTGAATACCCAGTGAGCTAGGAGGAAGTGAAAATGCCCGCCCCTTACTCGAATGATTTACGTCAAAAACTGATCACCTGCTATGAGCAGGGAGAACTGAGCCAGGAGGCGGTGGCGAAACGGTTTTTGGTTTCGGTGAGGACCTTCAAGCGGTGGTGGAAGCGCTACCAGGAACGTGAGCGCATTGCTCCGGAGCCGATGGGGGGCTGGGTGGAGCCGAAGGTCGATGAAGCCGGGGGGGCTCAAATCCGAGCGTGGCTCAAGGCGCGGCCGGAGTTAACGCTGGTGCAGCTGTGTGAACGCTATGAGCGCCACTTTGGGGTATCGATGAGCCGAAGTGCTATGGACCGCGCGTTGAAGCGGCTGAACCTCACGCGAAAAAAAAGACGTTCTATGAGCCCACGCGCGAGAGCGAGCCGGTCCAACGACAGCGGGCCGCCCATCAAGAACGCCTCTGCGCGTATGCCCCCGAAGAGCTGATTTTTCTCGATGAAATGGGGGCGGTGTTAAACCTGACTTTAGAATACGGTTGGGCTCCCAAAGGTCAGCGGGCCTATGGGGAAAAACCCACTTCTCGGGGGCAACGCATTAGCACCCTCGGGGCGCTTTCCTCCCCGGGGCTGGTCACGGCCATGTGCTTTGAGGGCACTTTAAACGGGGCCGTCTTTCTCTATTTCTTAGAGCATTTCTTGTGCCCCCAACTCAAACCAGGCCAGTGTGTGATTTTGGATAATGCCGCCGCCCATCACGTCGAGGGGGTCGCTGAACTCATTGAGCAAACCGGTGCTGAACTCCTTTATTTACCTCCCTACTCCCCTGATCTTAACCCCATTGAAATGGCCTGGTCCCAGGTGAAACACCGGCTCCGAAAAGCCCAAGCGCGAACCAAAAAAGCCTTATATGAGGCCCTCGCTCAGGCCCTCCACACCCTTACGCCAGAGCAGGCCAAAGCCTATTTGGGGCATGTGGGCATCCGGGACTAACCTCATACGCAAAGGCGCGATGGGCTTCTTTATTCTCCAGACTAAAGTGTCGACCTAAACGGGAAATGCTGTAGATATTACTCTCATGATTCAACGTCTTCCTATCGAACTGGCCCCTGAAGCAGAGGAGTTAACCGCGCCGGCGATCTGTGG harbors:
- a CDS encoding glycosyltransferase yields the protein MNIADHRKRILFVAEAVTLAHVTRLAELAGGLDLKRYEIFFACDNSSKYFHPQPTFTHFNIHSISPKLFRKALEKGSPLYNYETLKGYVQEDLRILDKIKPDLVVGDFRLSLAVSAPQRKIPYAAVTNAYWSPYYIERWAPFPEHLLGRILGVTIASALFRLAQPIVFARHARAMNRLRETNGLPPLGDLRHVYTHGDYTLYLDVPSLVPIVNAPSNHYYLGPIVKAPSISLPDWWDEVPADQPCVYVSFGSSGAVEKLLEVIKGLSEIRPPLFLMISTAGRTEINFTSKNIRAASYIRGSDAARLSQLVISNGGTTAGYQALAEGVPVLGIPSNMDQYLAQMAITKAGAGRLLRAGKVNALAVRNASSEILNSTGYYTTARRLAAEFTHYDAIKNFCAFVDKVLTK
- a CDS encoding DapH/DapD/GlmU-related protein, whose product is MRKITAGPIMVFLGLLILALVPGVGIVNLLFNRLPLGDFRGIVLFFASIFLVYAFAILLYRIFLHYMPIKEGYIEEGSPEEFNYHVYVLFYLILFYPLIRNYFIPTPLMRILYLALGTKLGSNTYSAGVILDPPLTEAGTNTIIGHDAVLFSHAIESRRLSHARIKIGNNVTIGAKSIIMAGVTIEDGAIVAAGAVVKKSTHIGPGELWGGNPAKRLRTQQKFDTSSI
- a CDS encoding IS630 family transposase codes for the protein MDEPKCYGPRVEAAEPHAKKKTFYEPTRESEPVQRQRAAHQERLCAYAPEELIFLDEMGAVLNLTLEYGWAPKGQRAYGEKPTSRGQRISTLGALSSPGLVTAMCFEGTLNGAVFLYFLEHFLCPQLKPGQCVILDNAAAHHVEGVAELIEQTGAELLYLPPYSPDLNPIEMAWSQVKHRLRKAQARTKKALYEALAQALHTLTPEQAKAYLGHVGIRD
- a CDS encoding efflux RND transporter periplasmic adaptor subunit, with the translated sequence MPIKYLLLLLTLLLGNMPELQGATRESVTVKPLVELTEFPEVTAPAEVITLNDSRISAEVTAVIVGFSAEVGQIVDPGTPLVQLEKADLELALKRAEATLASLEARQALAQRQLTRAQSLANQKLITEEMLNQRQTELKVSKAEMAVQRITVEQLRLDLEKTVIHAPFKAIVVEQLSQIGELAMPGTPLIRILDAERILVSAKLQPRDTLSLRNAGTVEFVNGNDRYPVKLHRMIPALDLRQRSQEVRLRFIDMPALIGTTGNLIWRPQAPHLPADLLVRRGGMMGIFVLANGRAKFVALPGAQEGKPAKIDLPRDTPVIVDGRFIVQDGDTVRVQNLSD
- a CDS encoding efflux RND transporter permease subunit, which codes for MLARFFHNHVLANLTFTLILTAGALAYIHLPKEQNPPVNFNWVHISTAFPGASAEDVEKLITEPLEEGLRQVQDIRFSSSTSREGLSLILVRFQDIDNRTYDKRLNDLRREVQNKADQELPKAAEEPEFFELTTANMFPAAMILVSGAADDEVLRRNARIIREDLERIPGIENVGTIGLREPELQVEFSPERLRAVGVTPADLAETVAAYFQDIAAGNVRQANQQWLVRVVGTHSDPHDLGQFPLKTAHGQISIDSVATVSRGREKPEELVRHHGKPGVLLIIDKKSSTGSLEFIKNLKAYITSHNEISRESGVKLVLVDDQTPRTEAALRIMENNAALGLVLVTLTTWVFFGSRISFFIGIGIPFTLAGTFLVLYVLGESLNISVFLGVVIALGMLVDDAVVVVEAIYYCLQRGAAHMAAVVQGLSEVTAPVVTSVLTTIAAFLPLMLTPGLLGKFMFVIPLVVTVALAVSLLEAFWMLPVHIMGSKIGTHNPSPLQHYRVRFTHYLRVKYTQGLIHLLRRPKRSLLAILLFIGAFGVLASNWVRADFFAADPIRLFYVNVEMAPNTPLDETLRLIEVLDTKVRRHIKPEELRQTVGYAGMMFTGTEVLSGDQYGQVVVSLKPQEGQLRSVDETIETMRKDLVNTPGPVRVSFLRISEGPPVSRPISIKVRGDDLERLHQAVAALESILRNLPGVKDITSDNIPGKLQLNLHLDGDAIKRSGLDPASVTHIIRLLFDGEIVASTRKQGEKLEVRVRAKRTSVPDIDTVLRQPIALPDGGEIALGQLVKVDKGLGQVAIRHYNFRRTITLEADIDRKVTDIVAVNRHIQQEWENLRARFPGIDLDFSGAFEDIQESIQALALLFLLGIGLIYIILGTQFRSYWQPLMILAAVPMAFTGVLFGLIVTNNPLSLYTLYGAVALTGIAINAAIVLIVAANDRLNQGMSVLHAAIYAARRRLIPILITSLSTIAGLFALAIGLGGQSLLWGPMASAIVWGLGISTLLTLFVIPLLYRMFMTNKDKGKAVAGT